The region TTTTGAGCTAATTTTGCTGTTCCATTATTAATTTCAAGAATTTCTTGAGTAAAATACTCTTTTAATTCTTCTTCTGAATATTTATCAAAACTATATTTAAGATTTAACCTTTTGTATAAATCAGCTTGATTTAAAAGAAAAGCATTAAATCCTTTCTCATCTGTTTGAAATAAAGTGTAAAAAGATAGCAATTCTTTTTCATCGATTTTTTCATCAACTAACAAACTCTGTAAAGAATTAAAATCTGTTGTTTTACTTATAAAGTCATTATGATTTTTTAAATAAGTAACAAAATCGATATCTTCATTTAATTTTGTTAATTCCTGTGCATTAACCGACACACTAAATAGCATAATAGCTAAAAAACCAAATAATAATTTTTTCATGATAATTTTGTAAATTTAATAATTAATAAATAATTGGCAATTATTTCTCGAGAAAATTGCATTGCAAATTTGATGTAGAATAAAACTATTTCCTAAAACTAAATTTATAATCTCAATAAGAAAAGTTATATTTTTCAAAATAAAACTTTTAATTTAGCGTTATACTAAACAAGTTGCAAAACTTATTTTTTCAAAAAATCTTTAAAACTCACATATGATCACTGCCATTAAATTAAAAAAACTAAGAGAATTAAAAAAACTTACACAAGAAGAACTTGCTTTTAAAATTGGAGTAAGCCAAGTTACTGTTGGAAATTGGGAACAAGGTAGTAGTATAAAACATGAACATCTAAAAAAAATTGCTGAAGTATTTGAAATGCCAGTAGATTATTTATTAGAAGAAAAGAGCATTACTATTTCTCCTAGTATTGAAAATTCTACCAATAATTATGTTGCTTTTGAAATAGTAGTAAAAACTCCAAATGAAGTAATTAAAAATTTAATTTCAAAAATTGATAAATTAATTGAAGTTTTAGACAAGTAATTATTTTTCAAAAATAATATCACTAAAAAATAAACAATTACGGCAAATCCGTAAAAAATGTTAAAAAAATAACTCTTAAATTTTTACAATAAAACTTACTTTTAAATTTTATGCAAATCCAGATTTATAAAAATAGAAACAAAAAAATTATTTGAATAAAATAGCTTTAAATTACAAGCGACTAAATTGTCAAAAGCTTATGTAACATTAAATTAATACATAAGCTTTTTTTATTTCAATCTATTAATATAAAAACACTACACACTTAACATTCAGTCGTTTACTTTGCAAGAAACATTTCAAAATGGCAAGAAACGTTGATATTGTTGTTATTTCCGATGTGCATTTGGGTACTTATGGTTGTCAAGCAAAAGAATTACTGAATTACTTAAAATCAGTTCAGCCTAAACAATTAATCATTAATGGTGATTTTATTGATATTTGGCAATTTAAAAAAAGTTATTTTCCAAAAAGTCATTTAAAAATTATAAAAAAAATTATTGATTTTTCTAATAAAGGCACTGAAGTAACCTATATTATTGGAAATCATGACGAATTTTTAAGACGTTTTGCTAATGTCTCTTTTGGCAATATTGAATTAACAAATAAAAAAGTATTAACTATTGACAATAAAAAGGCTTGGATTTTTCATGGTGATGTGTTTGATGCCTCTGTTCAACATTCCAAATGGATTGCTAAGCTTGGAGGTTGGGGTTATGACATGCTAATTAGACTCAATGTTTTATCGAATTGGATTTTGGTTAAACTGGGAAGAGAAAAATATTCTTTTTCTAAAAAAATAAAAAACAATGTAAAGAAAGCCGTTAAATTCATAGGTGATTTTGAAAAAACGGCTTCTGAATTAGCCATCGAAAATCAATTTGATTTTGTGATTTGTGGACACATTCATCAGCCCCAAATTAAAGCAATTGAAACTAAAAATGGCCAATGTGTTTATTTAAACAGTGGCGATTGGATCGAAAACTTAACCGCATTGGAATACCATCAATCCGAATGGACATTATTTACTTATGACAAAAAAATGTTCCCCGAAAAAGATGCAATCGAATTAGATGCTTTTGAACAGCAAACTATTGAAATGTTAATTAACGATGTAATCAATTTTTAAAATGAAAATATTATATGCCGTACAAAAAACAGGGAATGGTCATGTGGCTCGAGCACAAGAAATAATCCCTATTCTGCAAAAATTTGGTTGTGTAGACATTTTGGCTAGCGGAAATCAAACCCAAATTGAATTGCCATTTGATGTAAAATATAATTTAAAAGGAATTTCGTTGGTGTATAACGAAAAAGGAGAAGTTTCGTATTGGAAAACGTTTTTAAACAACAATTATTGGGCATTTCTAAAAGATATAATCCAACTAAAAACAAAAAAATATGATTTAATAATTAACGATTTTGAACCTGTTTCTGCTTGGGCTTCCCTATTTAAAGGAGGCAACATTATTTCCTTGTCTCATCAGGCTGCTTTATTTTTTAACGAAGTACCCAAGCCTAAAAAAAGAGCATTATTAGCTCAATTTATTTTAAAATACTATGCTCCCTGTAGAAGAAAATACGGATTTCATTTTAAAAATTATCATGATAAAATATTCACTCCAGTTATTCGTGAAAAAATCAGAAATTTAAAATCGGAAACCATACCTGGTAATTATATAGTTTATCTTCCTTCTTTCTCGGATGCGAAACTTATAAAAACGTTATCCAAGATTAATGGAAATTGGCATATATATTCAAAATATGCGTCAAGCAATTACACTATAAACAACTGTAGTGTATATCCCATAAACGAAGAAGATTTTCTATTCAAATTAAGTCATTGTGAAGGAGTATTATGCAATGCAGGCTTTGAACTTCCTGCCGAAGCCTTATACCTAAAAAAGAAATTGGTTGTTATTCCCATCAAAAAACAAATTGAACAAGAATACAATGCAATTGCATTAAAAAAGTTAGGCGTGTTAACTTTAAAACAATTAGATCAAAATTTAATTTCGATTTGGTCTAAAAGCGATAGTTGCTTATCTATGAATTTTTCAAAAGATATAGAAGCAATATTAAAAGAAATTATATCCGAAAATGTTTCGATTACAGCAGAAACAACCAATTATCATTTTGCTTAAAAGTCCCTTAAAAAGGGACTTTTTTATAAGTTTTTATTCGTATCAATGATAGCTTGTTTATTTTTATAATCAATCCAGGCTTGACCTTTTCTTTTACGCATAAAATTATCATAATACCTCATAAAGAAAACATTGTAGGCAGCCTTTACTAAATTTAACGGCTTTCTAGGAAATGCCCTTAAACTCATTGAAAAACCAGGCGTTACATATTTCATATAATGCCAATAGCCTTCGGGCATGTAAAGCATTTCTCCATGATTCAAATCACAAACCAATCCTTTTACTTTTTTTAATGCGGGCCATTGTTCAAAATCTGGATTATCAAAATCAATATCTTCTCTAGCAATCAAAGAATAAGGCACTTTATACATATAGGGAGTTGCCTCAGGTGTAAACAACATACATCTTTTTTTTCCATGAAAATGAAAATGTAAAATATTTGAATAATCAATATCAAAATGCATAAAAACCTTTGAATTTTCTCCACCAAAAAACAACATGGGTAATTGTTTAACTAAGCGCAATCCAATATCAGGCCATTTAAAATCCTTAGTTAATAGAGGTACTTCTTTCAACAAATTATACAGAAATATACGATAATTAGTAGGTTTAGATTGAAGTAAGTCTACATAGTCACTCATTTTCATTTTAGCATGTGCCTCATTAAATCCGTCTTTATGAGAAACAGGTCGGTCATCATACAAAGGAACGATTTTATCTCCTGCGATGTCTTTAATATAATTCAAATTCCACTTTTCATAAGCTGGCCAATCTTTAGTTAGCTGTTCTATTACAACTGGTTTTTGTTTTTTTACATAATTGTTGTAAAAATCCTCCTTGCTTATTGTTTTTACTCGCTCAATTTCTTCTAAAATTATTCCCATAAAAAAAGCTCTAACAATTGTTAGAGCAAATTTATAAAATTGTAAATAGAATTATCTTAAAAAAGTGTTATTTACCTTTTACCGATGCTTCAACATTTCTTTCAATAGTATGACCAGGTCTTGACCATTTAGGTTTTTCACCTAAAGCTTGAAATTTTGAATCTTCTGCTTCAACCGTTTGAGGTTGCATTAGTTTAATAAAAGGTTTTTGAGGTTGCAATCCTAACATTTCAAACATTTTCATGTCTTCATTTACATCAGGATTTGGAGTAGTTAATAATTTATCTCCAGCAAAAATAGAATTAGCACCTGCAAAGAAACACATAGCTTGACCTTCTCTACTCATTTCTGTTCTTCCTGCAGATAAACGAACTTGCGTTTCAGGCATAACAATTCGTGTTGTAGCAACCATTCGAATCATTTCCCAAATTTCAACTGGCTTTTGATCTTCTAACGGAGTACCTTCAACGGCAACTAAGGCATTAATTGGCACCGATTCTGGTTGTGGATTTAAAGTTGAAAGTGCTACTAACATCCCTGCTCTATCTTCAATACTTTCACCCATTCCAATAATTCCACCACTACAAACCGTTACATTCGTTTTACGAACATTTTCGATTGTTTGTAAACGGTCTTCAAATCCTCTTGTTGAAATTACTTCTTTATAATATTCTTCAGATGAATCTAAATTATGATTATAGGCATATAATCCAGCTTCAGCTAATCGTTGTGCTTGATTTTCCGTTAACATTCCGAGTGTACAACACACCTCCATATCTAACTTATTTATCGTACGCACCATTTCAAGAACTTGATCAAATTCTGGTCCGTCTTTAACATTTCGCCAAGCGGCACCCATACAAACTCGTGAAGAACCCGATGATTTTGCTCTTAGTGCCTGTGCTTTAACTTGCTGAACCGTCATCAAATCATTACCTTCAATATCCGTATGATATCGCGCTGCTTGTGGGCAATAACCACAATCCTCTGGACAACCACCAGTTTTTATAGACAATAGTGTAGATACCTGAACCACATTAGGATCATGATGTTCTCTATGAATTGTTGCAGCTTCATATAACAAATCCATTAAAGGTTTATTATAAATAGCTATTATTTCTTCTTTAGTCCAATTATGTCTTGTAGTACTCATGTTTTATTTGTTTGAAGCTTCAAAAATAATTAAAAAAAATTGGAATTATGTAACTATTCTAAATCTTGCAATAAAATCCAATCATTATGAAAGAAATAGTCAAATTTAGCTACAGCCATATTTACTTTTTCATCAATCATTCTGTTAAAAGGACGACGATTAACAGACACGAAACTTTCAACATAAATTTCAACAGGAAAAGGATATTCTTGTTTTAATTTTTGACAATATTGCCAAATTAAGTCGGGGGAATAAGAAACTACTTTTAATTGTTTTGCATTTAAATCTTTTAACATATTGTGGTAAAAAGTGTTACCCCTATTTTTATTAACTATTTTAATTTTTAAAGCTCCTACTCTTTCTCGCAACATCATTCGCCATGCCAGTCTATGTCCTTCTTCTGTAAACAACACATCGCCTTTAATAAAATAATGTCGAATTGGTAAAATAATTTGAATGATAAAAAAAGGGATGAAAAACCATTTATATAAGTTAACTCTTGGATTTTGACTAAGGGAACTACTTAAATTTGATTTAAACAACAGTTTATTTATTTTTTCTGGATCAATAAAAAGCACAATAAAACTTAACGCTAAAAAAGGAAATATTCCAATTTTTAAGGCAAAAGCATTTGAAAGATGAAAAGCAAACGAAGCAATAATTCCGAAAATTCTTGTTCTTTTCCAGAATAAAAAAGGCACAATTAGTAAATCATACAAAATTCCGGCGTAAGCATAAAACAAATAAAACCATTGATGATTAAAAAGGTGCAATAATTCATCTCGCTGGGTTATTCCATTTAATAAAATTTTAGCAAAAGTTCCATCAAGCCAATCGGGATATAGTTTTGCTATTGTGGCATAAAAGTACAAAATGGCCATTTGCAAAATTAAAAGAAACGGCATCCAACGAGGAACAGTATATGCTTTGATATGAGGTGCTATTTTGGAATCCAAGCTCACTTTAGCATTAGCAGGTAAAAAACACATAATTAATCCAACTAAAACTAAAAAATAATAGTGGTTATTATAGTATTCTTTTTGAGCTAAATATACTGAAGTCCACAATATAGTAAACATGATTATTGCAAATCTGTAAAACAATCCTAATATAATGAGTAAACCTAAAAACCCCATTATACTAAAATACAAATACATTTTTTCTCCATGAAGAACCTGAAGAAAATCAAAACCAATGAAATTAAATGTAAATTTAGAAGTTACAAATACAGATTGAACCCAACCAAATAAAATGGCTCCGAATGATTCAAAAAGTATCAATACACCAAGTAGAATTCGAAACAATATCAATCCAGAATTATCAATATTTGTTTGCAACCAACTTT is a window of Flavobacterium indicum GPTSA100-9 = DSM 17447 DNA encoding:
- a CDS encoding glycosyltransferase family protein, yielding MKILYAVQKTGNGHVARAQEIIPILQKFGCVDILASGNQTQIELPFDVKYNLKGISLVYNEKGEVSYWKTFLNNNYWAFLKDIIQLKTKKYDLIINDFEPVSAWASLFKGGNIISLSHQAALFFNEVPKPKKRALLAQFILKYYAPCRRKYGFHFKNYHDKIFTPVIREKIRNLKSETIPGNYIVYLPSFSDAKLIKTLSKINGNWHIYSKYASSNYTINNCSVYPINEEDFLFKLSHCEGVLCNAGFELPAEALYLKKKLVVIPIKKQIEQEYNAIALKKLGVLTLKQLDQNLISIWSKSDSCLSMNFSKDIEAILKEIISENVSITAETTNYHFA
- a CDS encoding HTTM domain-containing protein, whose protein sequence is MKSWLQTNIDNSGLILFRILLGVLILFESFGAILFGWVQSVFVTSKFTFNFIGFDFLQVLHGEKMYLYFSIMGFLGLLIILGLFYRFAIIMFTILWTSVYLAQKEYYNNHYYFLVLVGLIMCFLPANAKVSLDSKIAPHIKAYTVPRWMPFLLILQMAILYFYATIAKLYPDWLDGTFAKILLNGITQRDELLHLFNHQWFYLFYAYAGILYDLLIVPFLFWKRTRIFGIIASFAFHLSNAFALKIGIFPFLALSFIVLFIDPEKINKLLFKSNLSSSLSQNPRVNLYKWFFIPFFIIQIILPIRHYFIKGDVLFTEEGHRLAWRMMLRERVGALKIKIVNKNRGNTFYHNMLKDLNAKQLKVVSYSPDLIWQYCQKLKQEYPFPVEIYVESFVSVNRRPFNRMIDEKVNMAVAKFDYFFHNDWILLQDLE
- a CDS encoding cupin-like domain-containing protein, with amino-acid sequence MGIILEEIERVKTISKEDFYNNYVKKQKPVVIEQLTKDWPAYEKWNLNYIKDIAGDKIVPLYDDRPVSHKDGFNEAHAKMKMSDYVDLLQSKPTNYRIFLYNLLKEVPLLTKDFKWPDIGLRLVKQLPMLFFGGENSKVFMHFDIDYSNILHFHFHGKKRCMLFTPEATPYMYKVPYSLIAREDIDFDNPDFEQWPALKKVKGLVCDLNHGEMLYMPEGYWHYMKYVTPGFSMSLRAFPRKPLNLVKAAYNVFFMRYYDNFMRKRKGQAWIDYKNKQAIIDTNKNL
- a CDS encoding helix-turn-helix domain-containing protein, with protein sequence MITAIKLKKLRELKKLTQEELAFKIGVSQVTVGNWEQGSSIKHEHLKKIAEVFEMPVDYLLEEKSITISPSIENSTNNYVAFEIVVKTPNEVIKNLISKIDKLIEVLDK
- the bioB gene encoding biotin synthase BioB; the protein is MSTTRHNWTKEEIIAIYNKPLMDLLYEAATIHREHHDPNVVQVSTLLSIKTGGCPEDCGYCPQAARYHTDIEGNDLMTVQQVKAQALRAKSSGSSRVCMGAAWRNVKDGPEFDQVLEMVRTINKLDMEVCCTLGMLTENQAQRLAEAGLYAYNHNLDSSEEYYKEVISTRGFEDRLQTIENVRKTNVTVCSGGIIGMGESIEDRAGMLVALSTLNPQPESVPINALVAVEGTPLEDQKPVEIWEMIRMVATTRIVMPETQVRLSAGRTEMSREGQAMCFFAGANSIFAGDKLLTTPNPDVNEDMKMFEMLGLQPQKPFIKLMQPQTVEAEDSKFQALGEKPKWSRPGHTIERNVEASVKGK
- a CDS encoding UDP-2,3-diacylglucosamine diphosphatase, with amino-acid sequence MARNVDIVVISDVHLGTYGCQAKELLNYLKSVQPKQLIINGDFIDIWQFKKSYFPKSHLKIIKKIIDFSNKGTEVTYIIGNHDEFLRRFANVSFGNIELTNKKVLTIDNKKAWIFHGDVFDASVQHSKWIAKLGGWGYDMLIRLNVLSNWILVKLGREKYSFSKKIKNNVKKAVKFIGDFEKTASELAIENQFDFVICGHIHQPQIKAIETKNGQCVYLNSGDWIENLTALEYHQSEWTLFTYDKKMFPEKDAIELDAFEQQTIEMLINDVINF